From Geitlerinema sp. PCC 9228, one genomic window encodes:
- a CDS encoding ATP-binding protein, with amino-acid sequence MNNPALESSRYLQRQAASLLLYQEVLADEIGQAFLQLLKAIAQGTPTHFEALQAYGRWFHALATAGKSWEENLLDRLLAAENPFTQQAQQHDFDDLSPSLVAAAKQDLQVLQYLYNCDGEKLGQWVQTAYNLTMPPVVYQNSPTQIPEYQQSIRETLINASDWGETVPTVAAYYRQYGTGIFAQYRALRWESGEFQGIPHPDPVTLADLVGYEFPKQRLIQNTEFLLAGYAALHVILYGSRGSGKSSLVKALANEYGDRGLRLIEVPKADLNDLPAIVNRLWGCPQKFIIFVDDLSFEEDDDAFKALKVVLEGSLHARPQNVVVYATSNRRHLVREFFGDRPKPSSQEIHAWDTQEEKLSFSDRFGLTLTFEPADRDTYLEIVRNLAKQAGLAIATEDLESRALQWATQHNGRSGRTARQFIDFLQAELASKAYST; translated from the coding sequence ATGAACAACCCAGCTTTGGAATCCAGCCGCTATCTCCAACGCCAAGCCGCTTCCCTGTTGCTGTATCAAGAGGTATTGGCTGATGAAATCGGTCAAGCTTTCTTACAATTATTAAAAGCGATCGCACAAGGAACCCCCACCCATTTCGAGGCATTACAAGCCTATGGCAGGTGGTTTCACGCTTTGGCGACTGCCGGCAAAAGTTGGGAAGAAAATTTGCTCGATCGCTTGCTGGCGGCGGAAAATCCATTTACCCAACAGGCACAGCAACACGATTTTGACGACCTGTCACCTTCTTTGGTAGCCGCTGCCAAACAGGATTTGCAAGTTTTGCAATACTTATATAACTGCGATGGGGAAAAATTGGGGCAGTGGGTGCAAACCGCATACAATCTCACCATGCCACCGGTGGTGTATCAAAATTCCCCAACCCAAATTCCCGAATACCAGCAGTCAATACGCGAAACCCTCATCAACGCTTCTGATTGGGGAGAAACCGTGCCAACGGTGGCAGCATATTACCGCCAGTATGGCACGGGGATATTTGCTCAATATCGAGCGTTACGTTGGGAGTCAGGAGAATTTCAAGGCATCCCACACCCCGACCCCGTTACGTTGGCGGATTTGGTGGGATACGAGTTCCCCAAACAAAGATTAATTCAAAATACGGAATTTCTGCTGGCGGGATATGCGGCTTTGCATGTTATTTTGTACGGCAGTCGCGGTTCTGGGAAGTCTTCGTTGGTGAAAGCGTTGGCTAATGAATACGGCGATCGCGGTTTGCGGTTAATAGAAGTTCCCAAGGCTGATTTAAATGATTTGCCGGCGATTGTGAATCGGTTGTGGGGATGTCCGCAGAAATTTATTATTTTTGTAGACGACCTCTCCTTTGAAGAAGATGACGATGCGTTTAAGGCGTTGAAGGTGGTTTTGGAAGGGAGTTTGCACGCTAGACCGCAGAATGTGGTGGTGTATGCTACATCCAATCGCCGCCATTTGGTGAGAGAATTTTTTGGCGATCGCCCCAAACCGTCTTCCCAAGAAATTCATGCCTGGGATACGCAAGAAGAGAAGTTATCCTTTAGCGATCGCTTTGGGTTGACCCTCACGTTTGAACCCGCCGATCGAGATACTTATTTGGAAATTGTCCGCAATTTAGCCAAGCAAGCCGGACTGGCGATCGCTACAGAGGATTTGGAATCCCGTGCTTTGCAGTGGGCAACCCAGCACAACGGACGTTCCGGGCGTACGGCTAGGCAATTTATTGATTTTCTGCA